One window from the genome of Anaerohalosphaeraceae bacterium encodes:
- a CDS encoding ATP-dependent 6-phosphofructokinase has product MAKKIKRIAVLTGGGDCPGLNAVIRAVTKTAINKYGLEVYGVEDAYLGLIENRIRPLTFDDVSNILTLGGTILGSSNKTNPFAYPMPIGKTVRNRDVSDLCIANLEKHGIEAMICIGGDGTMASAAAFAKKGLTVMGVPKTIDNDVYGTDLTFGFNTAVTTAAEAIDKIHTTASSHHRVMIVEVMGRYAGWIALHAGAAGGADVILIPEIPYDLNRVAEVVLARSRKGRRFSIISIAEGAKPKGGKMVVFKKESDSPDPIRLGGVSYVLAEQLSKMTGLSCRGVNLGHLQRGGTPTPFDRNMGTQFGYYALELLMKGVQNHLVIWKNGSLGSIPLSRAAGKIKTVPLKDPLIAAAKAVGTSFGV; this is encoded by the coding sequence ATGGCAAAGAAAATCAAACGAATCGCCGTCCTGACCGGCGGCGGCGACTGTCCCGGTCTGAACGCCGTCATCCGCGCCGTCACCAAAACCGCCATCAACAAGTATGGCCTGGAGGTGTACGGGGTCGAAGACGCCTATCTGGGGCTGATTGAAAACCGCATCCGTCCGCTCACTTTTGACGACGTGAGCAACATCCTCACGCTGGGCGGCACGATTCTGGGCTCCTCCAACAAAACCAATCCTTTCGCTTATCCGATGCCCATCGGCAAGACCGTCCGCAATCGCGACGTGTCCGATTTGTGCATCGCCAACCTCGAAAAGCACGGCATCGAGGCGATGATTTGCATCGGCGGAGACGGCACAATGGCCTCCGCCGCCGCCTTTGCCAAAAAGGGCCTGACAGTCATGGGCGTGCCGAAAACCATCGACAACGATGTGTACGGCACGGACCTGACGTTCGGCTTCAACACCGCCGTAACAACCGCCGCCGAGGCTATCGACAAGATTCACACAACCGCCAGTTCGCACCACCGCGTGATGATTGTCGAGGTGATGGGCCGCTATGCAGGCTGGATTGCCCTGCATGCCGGCGCCGCAGGCGGAGCTGATGTGATTCTGATTCCCGAAATTCCCTACGACCTGAACCGCGTGGCGGAAGTCGTCCTGGCCCGTTCGCGCAAAGGCCGCCGCTTCAGCATCATCTCCATCGCCGAAGGCGCCAAACCCAAAGGCGGAAAAATGGTCGTCTTCAAAAAGGAATCCGACAGCCCCGACCCGATTCGGCTGGGCGGCGTCTCGTACGTGCTGGCCGAGCAGCTGTCCAAAATGACGGGGCTGTCCTGCCGCGGCGTCAACCTCGGTCATCTTCAGCGCGGCGGCACCCCCACCCCCTTTGACCGCAACATGGGCACCCAGTTCGGCTATTACGCCCTCGAACTGCTGATGAAGGGGGTCCAAAACCACCTGGTCATCTGGAAAAACGGTTCGCTCGGCTCGATTCCCCTCAGCCGCGCGGCCGGCAAAATCAAAACCGTTCCGCTCAAAGACCCGCTGATTGCCGCCGCCAAAGCCGTCGGAACCAGTTTTGGTGTCTAA
- a CDS encoding phosphopantothenoylcysteine decarboxylase, whose amino-acid sequence MAAPKKKRRILITAGGTREYIDPVRFLSNAGSGQMGYALARAALRAGHHVTLISAPTTLKPPAQAELLRVVSCEDMFRAVKDKFPKSDCLIMTAAVSDYTPVKKEKTKMKKGKRILTLRLKPTPDILAWAGRHKKKGQILVGFALEDKNLKQNAEQKLLKKNLDLIVANKPDAIGAEQSAVFLKTPSGPWLALPYQSKQRTAGCIIRTIEKLFAAN is encoded by the coding sequence ATGGCTGCACCGAAAAAGAAACGGCGAATTCTTATCACAGCCGGCGGCACGCGGGAATACATTGACCCGGTCCGCTTTCTGTCTAACGCCGGCAGCGGACAGATGGGCTATGCCCTGGCCCGTGCGGCCCTGCGAGCCGGCCACCATGTAACCCTGATTTCGGCCCCGACGACTCTTAAGCCCCCGGCTCAGGCCGAACTCCTTCGCGTCGTCTCCTGCGAGGATATGTTCCGGGCCGTGAAAGATAAGTTTCCCAAAAGTGATTGCCTGATTATGACGGCGGCCGTGTCGGACTACACACCGGTCAAAAAAGAAAAAACCAAGATGAAAAAGGGCAAGAGAATCCTGACGCTCCGGCTCAAACCGACGCCCGATATCCTGGCCTGGGCGGGCCGGCACAAAAAAAAAGGACAGATTCTGGTCGGGTTCGCCCTCGAGGACAAAAATCTCAAACAAAACGCCGAGCAGAAACTTCTCAAGAAAAATCTTGATTTGATTGTTGCCAACAAACCGGACGCCATCGGCGCCGAGCAGTCCGCCGTCTTCCTGAAAACCCCGTCCGGTCCCTGGCTGGCCCTGCCTTATCAAAGCAAGCAGCGCACCGCCGGCTGCATCATTCGGACAATAGAAAAACTCTTTGCGGCCAATTAA
- the pyrE gene encoding orotate phosphoribosyltransferase: protein MDKNQLARRIKDASYLEGDFVLRSGKRSKYYLDKYLFETQPDILRALGKEFCRHLSPEVTRIAGAELGGVALAAAAAMECGRPWVIIRNSKKDYGTGKMIEGRLEPGDVVLLVEDIATTGGQVLEAAKIITEAGARVDRIVCVIDRKQGARENIEKAGYRFESILTKEDLGITD, encoded by the coding sequence ATGGATAAAAATCAGCTGGCCAGGCGGATTAAGGATGCATCGTATCTGGAGGGGGATTTTGTTCTGCGCAGCGGCAAGCGCAGCAAGTATTATCTGGACAAGTATCTGTTCGAGACCCAGCCGGATATCCTGCGGGCGCTGGGAAAAGAGTTCTGCAGGCATCTGTCGCCGGAGGTAACGCGGATTGCCGGAGCGGAGCTGGGCGGGGTGGCGCTGGCGGCGGCGGCCGCGATGGAGTGCGGCAGGCCCTGGGTCATCATCCGCAACAGCAAAAAGGACTACGGCACAGGCAAGATGATTGAGGGTCGGCTCGAACCGGGCGATGTTGTGCTGCTGGTGGAGGATATCGCCACGACCGGCGGGCAGGTGCTCGAAGCGGCCAAAATTATCACCGAGGCCGGCGCGCGGGTGGACCGGATTGTCTGTGTGATTGACCGCAAGCAGGGGGCACGTGAAAATATCGAAAAAGCGGGCTATCGCTTCGAAAGCATCCTGACCAAGGAAGACCTCGGCATTACGGATTAA
- a CDS encoding DUF86 domain-containing protein produces the protein MPRQYKIYLQDILEAADKICRYTEGMTYQTFCENSLVVDAVVRNLQIIGEAAKKIPKEVRQAHSRVEWQKIAGLRDILTHENFGINFKII, from the coding sequence ATGCCGAGGCAATATAAAATCTATTTGCAGGATATTCTCGAAGCTGCCGACAAGATTTGCCGTTATACCGAAGGGATGACATATCAGACCTTTTGTGAGAATTCACTGGTAGTGGATGCGGTTGTGCGGAATCTTCAGATTATCGGAGAAGCAGCCAAAAAGATTCCCAAAGAAGTTCGGCAGGCACACAGCCGGGTAGAATGGCAAAAAATCGCCGGCTTGAGGGATATTCTGACTCATGAGAATTTTGGAATCAATTTTAAAATCATTTGA
- a CDS encoding nucleotidyltransferase domain-containing protein, producing MGKLTPEQVVSTLNNHAEHIRGFGVTRIGLFGSYLKGCAGEESDLDFLVSFEDPTFDKYMELKFFLEELFGKRVDLVIEENLRPAFADVKKAARYAEAI from the coding sequence ATGGGAAAACTCACACCGGAACAAGTTGTCAGCACCTTAAACAATCATGCGGAGCATATTCGCGGATTTGGGGTGACACGTATCGGTTTGTTCGGGTCCTATTTGAAAGGATGTGCCGGAGAGGAAAGCGATCTGGATTTTCTGGTTTCTTTTGAGGACCCGACCTTTGATAAATACATGGAACTGAAATTTTTTCTTGAAGAGCTTTTTGGAAAAAGGGTCGATTTGGTGATAGAGGAAAATCTCCGGCCTGCATTTGCCGATGTCAAGAAGGCCGCCCGTTATGCCGAGGCAATATAA